ATTGATGAGCCGGTCTGTATTCGAACGTATGATTTTTATAAATCTTTTATGAGCCGAATCAATCTCTTCCTCCAGTGTTTCAGCAAAGCCCTTGATTGCCGTAAGTGGTGTTTTAAGCTCATGTGCAACATTTGCCACAAAATCTGTTTTCATCTCTTCAAGTCGCTTTAGTTCAGTTATATCATGCATAACAACGATGATACGTTTTTCAGGAATGCCGAGGATAATAGAAGCACTGGTTAAATATATCTTTCCTTTAATCTCAATTTCCTTTGTAGCGGAATTATTTGTGTCTAACACATTTGTTAAAAGATTTCCAAACTCCTCTTGTCTTATATATTCCCAATACCTTTTACCCACCAATTTGTTCAGTTCACAATGTATTATTTCTGAAAAAATTTTATTTGCTGTTACAATAATTCCGTCTGGATTTAGAACAATTAGTGCTTCGACCATGGAAGAAAGAATCGTTTTTAGTTCTTCCTGCTCCTGGTTCAGTGATGTAATATACATCTCAAGCTCTCGCGCCATCTCGTTGAGTGATTCTGCTAATCTTCCGAGCTCATCTCTCCGTCTTGTATAAAGACGCGCTTTAAAATCTCCCTCTTTGATGCGTTGAGCGACCTGAGCAATATCCCGAACGGGTTTAGTATAGGCTTGTGTAATAAGTATTGATAAGATTAGTGCCAGAACTGTTATTACGATGGATATGTTCAGAATATCTTTTGTGATAACATGTATGCTTCTCTGGATATTTTCGAGGAATGAGCTTGTTCGTACAACACCGATCACTTTATCGTTCTGAACAATTGGAACAGCAACATAGAGCATGTCTTTCTTCAATGTTTCACTGAACCGGACACTTTTACCAATCCCGCTTCTTAATGCACCGATCACCTCCGGACGATTGCTGTGATTTTCCATGTTTTGCACATCCTCTTCCGAGTCACCAAGCACTGTTCCATCACTTCGTATGACCGTACATCTGATGCCGAGCTCATTGCCAAGATCGTGTGTTGTCGATTTGATATGCTGGTAATCATTCTCCAATACAAAGGATGTTATGAACTTTTGAATGAGCTGGGCATAGTTTTCCAATGTCAGTTCAAGATTCTGAAGATAGTTGTTCTTAATTTCCCTGGAGGCAAAATGGACGATCAGTCCTGCAGTGAGCACAATAATGATAAAAAAGGTGAGAAAAAGTTTCCACATGAATGAAAG
This is a stretch of genomic DNA from Candidatus Cloacimonadota bacterium. It encodes these proteins:
- a CDS encoding HAMP domain-containing protein codes for the protein MKNLSFMWKLFLTFFIIIVLTAGLIVHFASREIKNNYLQNLELTLENYAQLIQKFITSFVLENDYQHIKSTTHDLGNELGIRCTVIRSDGTVLGDSEEDVQNMENHSNRPEVIGALRSGIGKSVRFSETLKKDMLYVAVPIVQNDKVIGVVRTSSFLENIQRSIHVITKDILNISIVITVLALILSILITQAYTKPVRDIAQVAQRIKEGDFKARLYTRRRDELGRLAESLNEMARELEMYITSLNQEQEELKTILSSMVEALIVLNPDGIIVTANKIFSEIIHCELNKLVGKRYWEYIRQEEFGNLLTNVLDTNNSATKEIEIKGKIYLTSASIILGIPEKRIIVVMHDITELKRLEEMKTDFVANVAHELKTPLTAIKGFAETLEEEIDSAHKRFIKIIRSNTDRLINIVSDLLVLSNLENKHDIINYKKFDLEKLIENSLLIEQKKIDEKNIHITFDYDSSIKKFQADPFLIEQLMINLLDNAVTYTEKKGKIMIDVSLEDNQVIIEIEDNGIGIPEYSLPRIFERFYVVDKSRSRQLGGTGLGLSIVKHIVLAHNGEIYVESKVGEGTKFIIILPYNA